ACAGTTTATTAGAAAAAAATGACAAAGACAAGGTGAATTATACCATCAATTATTTAAAACAAAATTATAATTGGAACGGCTTTTACTCTAATTATGCAACTAAACCGTTAAATTTATTTTTAAAAGAAAAAACAGGGGATATCGCTCAAATTAATTTATATTTAGTTGGCGCTCTCAGAGCTGTTGGAATTGAGGTTTACCCGGAGATTATCAGCACCAGAAAAAACGGCAAAATTGTAAGACAATATCCTTTTTTAGATCCGTTTAACTATGTTTTAGCATATGCAAAAGTAGACGGAAAATGGCAGCTTCTTGATGCAACTGATACATATTGCCCTAATGATATGATCCCAGAAAAATGTTTTAATGATATTGGGTTAGTTATAAAAAAAGGTGAAGTAAAATGGTTAAAAATTATCCAAAATGAAGTATCTGTAATTCAGACAGATATAAAGACAAAACTTTCTGATGATTTGGACACAATAATCGGTGATTTTTCAATAAATTCATCAAGGTATATCGCATTAAAATTGAGAAAGAAATTTACAAATGATCCGGAAAAACTTGAAAAACATTTTATCATCCGAGATATGGAGTTAACAGATTCGATACATACAAAAAATTATGACGATGTCAATAAAAATTACAATGTAAGTTTCAGAGCTTCATTGTTAACAGAAAGAATCGGGAATATTATAATTATTCATCCTTTTTTTAATTCACCTTTAAATGATAATCCGTTAAAAGAAGAAAAAAGAAAGTATCCTATTGATATGATATATCCTAAATCTACAATGTATACCAATGAAATTACAATTCCCGAGAATTGCCGAATTAAACAACTTCCGGAAAAATATTTCTTTAATTCTGATTTTTTTTCATTACAATATTCTGTATCAGAGAATAACGGAAAAATAAACGTCTCGTCTTCTTATCTGTTTAAAAAAGCAGTGTACCAACCGGAAAATTATGCAAAAATTAAACGATACTTCAATCTAATTATTAAACATTTGAATCAAAAAATTGTACTTATCGAAGAATAGATTAAACAATCGGTAAATCCTTGTAATATTCCAAATTCTCAATAAATTTTTCAGCATTAATTTTAACATCGTCTTCACCAACTTGATCAAAAGGATTTTCAAGATGATCTTGGATGTTGTCAAGGCTGACCAATACTACGCTAAACAAAACCGGCATAATCATACTTAACCATAAAGTTATATCTTCGCTGATATGTGCAAAATAAGGTCCGTAAACAATAGGAACTAATACAACGAAAATCTTACTGTAAAATCTCAATGTTATAGGTGTCCTGTATTGATAGATGTGCTTAATACTTTCAAATGCATCTATTATCTTGCTTAAAAACTGATTTGACCTTGAAACTTCACCGCTTGCAAGCCCTCGATCTCTGTATTGTTTGATAAATAATGACAATTTTGTAAAAACTTTATATATGTCTTTTTCTCTGATTTCTCTTTCGGAATTATTTTCAGCTTGAAAATAATCTCTTAATCCTGTTAAGAATTCTTTTAATAATTCCTTCAGTTTTTTTTGATATTGATCATTTTCATCAGGCACCCAATCTCTTGATGCATAATATAAAGCTCTGCCGTGAGCTTTAATAGTTCCGTATAATCTCAGGGCATTTTCCCTTCTCTTATAAGCACCGCTGATTGAAAAAACAATCGGAAAAACAACTGCTATACCAACTAATGTTAAAGGAAAATTTGCTTTATAATCAAAATAAATACAAGCATAAGTTGATGCCCCTGCTAAAATTATAACAATTAACGACTTAAGATTAAAAATTAACAGTACACTTTTTAAGAATTTCATATCTTATTAATTTTATATTGAGTTCATACAAATTTAAAAAATATAATTAAACCATAATACAATTCTAATAATTATATCTCATCGGGTTTTAAATTATAACAATATTCTTACAACTGTTATCAGAATTTCTTTCCTTTTTCAAAAAACTTACAACTAATTAGCCCTTATGTTTGTAATCTAAAAAGCCTCGAACAACTTTTTTTATATTAGCCGTTCGAAACTTTAAAAATTATTAAAATGCAAAACAAAAGTAAACAATTAAATTTTTCCGGACAAAATATTTACATTGGTCTGGATACTCGAACTTACGACTCATTTAAAAAGTTGGAAAACGACAATCAGAGTGGAAGATACTTTTTTTAAAACATTCTCACAGAACCCGGAACCGAAAATTCTGTCAGATTATTTGAAAAAGAATTTTTCCGGAGCAAATTATTATTCGGCTTATGAAGCAAGTTTCAGCGGCTTTTCAGCACACAGAGAATTAAATAAACTCGGAATAAAAAACATAGTAGTGAACCCTGCAGATATACCTACAACGGATAAGGAGAAAAAGCAAAAGGAAGATGCACGCGACAGTCGTAAAATTGCAGAGCAGCTTGCTGCTTCAAAATTGGTTGCGATATATGTTCCGAGTATTGAAGCCGAAGGAGACAGAGCGATGTTAAGATTCCGCAGAACATTAACAAAAGAAATAGCACGAAATAAA
The sequence above is drawn from the Bacteroidales bacterium genome and encodes:
- a CDS encoding DUF3857 domain-containing protein, which translates into the protein MKYKKILLISLILVLLTHFVFAQDFSHEFGVITNYERDMKKYNNDTTAEAVIIYDSGESGFYKFDNGFNLLYKRQIKIKVLKESYINNAEFNIPIYKGNRGVEKIIEIEANTYNIENSQLIKTTLNKEQYYTEAINEYWDQIKFAMPNVQVGSIIEFKYEITSPYKFLLKDWEFQNSIPTIFSEYKVKMIPFYEYQIRLQGASKFDEKNVYLEKGLEKHFYNVAYKDQVHHFIMKDVPTFKDESFISSRKNYIIKLDFQLSKIFPYGGGRIEILSTWEKVIKDMLKRDDFGRYINKSESKFKKIVTENSLLEKNDKDKVNYTINYLKQNYNWNGFYSNYATKPLNLFLKEKTGDIAQINLYLVGALRAVGIEVYPEIISTRKNGKIVRQYPFLDPFNYVLAYAKVDGKWQLLDATDTYCPNDMIPEKCFNDIGLVIKKGEVKWLKIIQNEVSVIQTDIKTKLSDDLDTIIGDFSINSSRYIALKLRKKFTNDPEKLEKHFIIRDMELTDSIHTKNYDDVNKNYNVSFRASLLTERIGNIIIIHPFFNSPLNDNPLKEEKRKYPIDMIYPKSTMYTNEITIPENCRIKQLPEKYFFNSDFFSLQYSVSENNGKINVSSSYLFKKAVYQPENYAKIKRYFNLIIKHLNQKIVLIEE